The candidate division WOR-3 bacterium genome has a segment encoding these proteins:
- a CDS encoding M28 family peptidase, translating to MNLKEILKKHVEVLAGEIGERNVFKYKNYIKAKDYIIENIKNLNFDIREINYKSYGCDVFIIEVKKNVLSNKIFIIGAHYDSVYGSKGADDNASAVSVLIEIIKYFSQIEFKKDIRFLFFPNEEPPFFNSPLMGSEVYVKEIIKNKEKVELMLSLESVGYYSEEKNSQRYPFPLNFFYPDKANFIGIVSNLKSRNYMNKIVKIFKEKTELNVEYLAFPPIIPDMNFSDHYPFWKRNIKALLITDTAFLRNPFYHSEFDLPDTLNYDKLFEVFKGIKSFIEFLNNSY from the coding sequence ATTAATCTAAAGGAAATTTTAAAAAAACATGTAGAAGTTCTTGCAGGTGAAATCGGGGAGAGAAATGTTTTTAAATATAAAAATTATATAAAAGCTAAAGATTACATTATAGAAAACATCAAAAATTTAAATTTTGATATAAGGGAAATTAATTATAAATCCTATGGTTGTGATGTTTTTATTATTGAAGTTAAAAAAAATGTTCTTTCTAACAAAATTTTTATAATAGGTGCACATTATGATAGTGTATATGGTTCAAAAGGTGCTGATGATAATGCAAGTGCTGTTTCTGTTTTAATTGAAATAATAAAATATTTTTCACAGATAGAATTTAAAAAGGATATAAGGTTTTTATTTTTCCCCAATGAGGAACCACCTTTTTTTAATTCCCCCCTTATGGGATCAGAAGTTTATGTTAAAGAAATTATTAAAAATAAAGAAAAGGTTGAACTTATGTTATCTCTTGAATCAGTAGGTTATTACTCTGAGGAAAAAAATTCTCAAAGGTATCCCTTTCCTTTGAATTTCTTTTATCCTGATAAAGCAAATTTTATAGGCATTGTCAGTAATTTAAAATCAAGGAATTATATGAATAAAATTGTCAAAATTTTTAAAGAGAAAACAGAACTAAATGTAGAGTATCTTGCTTTCCCTCCAATAATTCCTGACATGAATTTTTCTGACCATTATCCCTTCTGGAAAAGAAATATTAAGGCACTTTTAATAACTGATACTGCCTTTTTAAGAAATCCCTTTTATCACTCAGAATTTGATTTACCAGATACTTTAAATTATGATAAACTTTTTGAGGTTTTTAAAGGTATAAAAAGTTTTATTGAATTTTTAAATAATTCTTATTAA
- a CDS encoding iron-containing alcohol dehydrogenase, with product MKSFNIFLPVKYSFGTGILEKKLVEVLPLLGNRILIVTGRNFARRYGFLDKIKEICKSFKIEFIHYDKISPNPKTYEIEETRLIVRENKINALLGFGGGSVMDAVKAISIIATNEGKIWDYTMLQKSPENETLPVCLIPTTPATGSEINSSAIITNIDEKRKWGIFDEKIFPKFSIVDPILSKTLDKDYLALCSIDIITHILEPFVTSKEEGVLIKGVAKFYIKKVIESIKTLIKNPEDIKARENMHLLASLALSGVATRGIGGFHEMHWLEHIVSGFYDNVPHPAGLAILLIPWLSYSFKKRKDNIKELFSFIMEKENPDFDEIIDYMDKFYKEINLPRNFKNYGIEKSDFELFWKEYNFLSGKFPKFFPEKIEERDFFEIFEKTLI from the coding sequence TTGAAGTCCTTTAATATTTTTTTACCTGTAAAATACAGTTTTGGAACAGGTATTTTAGAAAAAAAATTAGTAGAAGTTTTACCTTTACTTGGAAATAGAATTTTAATTGTAACAGGAAGAAATTTCGCAAGAAGGTATGGATTTCTTGATAAAATAAAAGAAATTTGTAAATCTTTTAAAATAGAATTTATTCATTATGATAAAATATCTCCAAATCCCAAAACTTATGAAATTGAAGAAACGAGGTTAATTGTAAGAGAAAATAAAATAAATGCTCTTTTGGGTTTTGGAGGGGGAAGTGTCATGGATGCGGTTAAGGCAATTTCTATAATTGCCACAAACGAAGGTAAAATATGGGATTATACAATGCTTCAAAAAAGTCCGGAAAATGAAACACTCCCTGTATGTCTTATTCCAACAACTCCGGCTACTGGTTCAGAAATTAATTCTTCAGCAATTATTACAAATATTGATGAAAAAAGAAAATGGGGAATTTTTGATGAAAAAATATTTCCGAAATTTTCAATTGTTGACCCAATTTTATCTAAAACTCTTGATAAAGATTATCTTGCTCTTTGTTCAATTGATATAATAACTCACATCTTAGAGCCCTTTGTTACCTCAAAAGAAGAAGGCGTCCTTATAAAGGGGGTTGCAAAATTTTACATTAAAAAGGTAATTGAATCTATAAAAACATTAATAAAAAATCCTGAAGATATTAAAGCAAGGGAGAATATGCATCTTTTAGCAAGTCTTGCTCTTTCAGGAGTAGCAACAAGGGGAATAGGTGGTTTTCATGAAATGCACTGGCTTGAGCATATTGTATCCGGTTTTTATGACAATGTTCCTCATCCAGCAGGTCTCGCCATACTTTTGATTCCATGGTTAAGTTATAGTTTTAAAAAAAGAAAAGATAATATAAAGGAACTTTTTTCTTTTATAATGGAAAAAGAAAATCCGGATTTTGATGAAATAATTGATTATATGGATAAGTTTTATAAGGAAATAAATTTGCCAAGAAATTTTAAAAATTATGGAATAGAAAAAAGTGATTTTGAATTATTCTGGAAAGAATACAATTTTCTTTCAGGAAAATTTCCAAAATTTTTCCCTGAAAAAATTGAAGAAAGAGATTTCTTTGAAATATTTGAAAAAACATTAATCTAA
- the glmS gene encoding glutamine--fructose-6-phosphate transaminase (isomerizing), producing MCGIVGYIGNKDVDSVIIVGLEKLEYRGYDSAGFASIINGELFIRKKAGRISELSKLLNGLPIPSKIAIGHTRWATHGKPTDENAHPHVDCKRIFAVVHNGIIENFRELKKKLEKKHRFTSDTDTEVIAHLLEEYYEGNLLESVLKTVNKLKGSFALAIINKFHPDKIIGVRMGSPLIVGIGKNENMIASDIPAILSHTRRIVTMGDGEIVILKEDKVEFYDFSGERKKRRATYVEWREDMIEKRGYPHYMLKEIHEQPRVIEENLMRVIDENDNISVLSNGAKNALLKADHIIIQAAGTSYHAGLYGKHLFQGFVNSFTECELSSEFRYKEPVSNKNAICISISQSGETADTLAGLRKAKELSIPVLSLVNVKNSTIDRESDFRVYLNAGPEIGVASTKAYTSELFYLLAITLEIGLLKGTVDKKEFKEIINELKKIPDKMRFILGREDEISELAKKFYSVRNMMFLGRGLLYPTALEGALKLKEISYIHATGYAAGEMKHGPIALLDKDFPVVAISPKNELYDKMISNIEEVKAREAPIISIGTFGDNFLKELSKDFIPIPDTIYLLQPLIAIIPLQLFAYHVALLRGCDVDKPRNLAKSVTVE from the coding sequence ATGTGTGGAATTGTTGGATATATTGGTAATAAAGATGTAGATAGTGTAATTATAGTAGGTTTAGAAAAATTAGAATATAGGGGTTATGATTCAGCAGGTTTTGCAAGTATAATAAATGGAGAGTTATTTATAAGAAAAAAAGCAGGTAGAATAAGTGAGCTTTCGAAACTTTTAAATGGTTTACCTATTCCCTCCAAAATAGCTATAGGACACACGAGATGGGCAACCCATGGAAAGCCAACAGATGAAAATGCTCATCCCCATGTAGATTGTAAGAGAATTTTTGCAGTTGTTCATAATGGAATAATTGAAAATTTTAGAGAGTTAAAGAAGAAACTTGAAAAAAAACATAGATTTACATCTGATACTGATACCGAAGTTATAGCTCATCTTCTTGAAGAATATTATGAGGGGAATCTCTTGGAAAGTGTTTTAAAAACAGTTAATAAACTTAAAGGTTCCTTTGCTCTTGCTATTATAAACAAATTTCATCCTGACAAGATTATAGGGGTGAGAATGGGTTCCCCTTTAATAGTCGGTATTGGTAAAAACGAAAATATGATTGCTTCAGATATACCTGCAATTTTGTCTCATACAAGAAGGATAGTTACAATGGGAGATGGTGAGATAGTTATTTTGAAAGAGGATAAGGTAGAATTTTACGATTTTAGTGGTGAAAGGAAAAAAAGGAGAGCTACTTATGTGGAGTGGAGAGAGGATATGATTGAGAAAAGAGGATACCCTCATTATATGCTTAAGGAAATTCACGAACAACCAAGAGTTATTGAAGAAAATCTGATGAGGGTTATAGATGAAAATGATAATATTTCTGTTTTATCAAATGGTGCTAAAAATGCTCTTTTAAAGGCTGATCACATAATAATCCAGGCAGCTGGAACAAGTTATCATGCAGGACTTTATGGCAAACACCTATTTCAAGGTTTTGTCAACTCCTTTACCGAGTGTGAACTTTCTTCTGAATTCAGATATAAAGAGCCTGTTTCCAATAAAAATGCAATCTGTATAAGTATTTCTCAATCAGGAGAGACTGCAGATACTCTTGCAGGTCTCAGAAAAGCTAAAGAGCTTTCAATTCCAGTATTATCCCTTGTAAATGTTAAAAACAGCACAATAGATAGAGAATCAGATTTCAGAGTTTATTTGAATGCAGGTCCTGAAATTGGGGTTGCTTCCACAAAAGCTTACACTTCAGAGCTTTTTTATCTTCTTGCAATAACTCTTGAAATTGGGCTTTTAAAAGGGACAGTTGATAAAAAGGAATTTAAAGAAATAATAAATGAACTAAAAAAAATTCCTGATAAGATGAGATTTATTCTTGGTAGGGAAGACGAGATTTCAGAACTGGCAAAGAAGTTTTATAGTGTTAGAAATATGATGTTTCTTGGTAGAGGATTGCTTTATCCCACTGCTCTTGAAGGTGCTTTGAAATTAAAAGAAATTTCATATATACATGCTACAGGTTATGCTGCTGGTGAAATGAAACACGGTCCAATAGCCCTTTTAGATAAAGATTTTCCGGTTGTTGCCATTTCTCCCAAAAATGAACTTTATGATAAAATGATTTCAAATATAGAGGAAGTTAAAGCAAGGGAAGCGCCAATTATATCTATAGGAACATTTGGTGATAATTTTCTAAAGGAATTATCAAAGGATTTTATACCAATTCCAGATACCATCTATTTGCTTCAACCTCTTATTGCCATAATTCCCCTTCAGCTTTTTGCCTATCATGTAGCTCTTTTACGCGGCTGTGATGTTGATAAACCAAGAAATCTTGCTAAAAGTGTAACTGTAGAATAG
- a CDS encoding pilus assembly protein PilP gives MKKGILLIFLIIFAVSCKKEKRGKVDVAKESPKPGFILGQEIDTVKLKEELLPKGYNYDPGNRRDPFLSLVGKGYKRTQEEVVDLSNLKLVGIMKGPKGNVALFEAPDGRSYTIRQGDAVRNGYVKDIRDKEVIVEITAYGVPITVKYELKREKIQ, from the coding sequence ATGAAAAAGGGTATTCTTTTAATTTTTCTAATTATATTTGCAGTTAGTTGCAAAAAGGAAAAAAGAGGAAAGGTGGATGTTGCAAAGGAATCTCCTAAGCCTGGTTTTATTCTTGGCCAAGAAATAGATACAGTTAAGTTAAAAGAGGAACTTTTGCCCAAGGGATATAACTATGATCCTGGAAACAGAAGGGATCCTTTCCTTTCTCTTGTAGGTAAAGGTTATAAAAGAACTCAAGAAGAAGTTGTTGATCTTTCTAATCTTAAGTTAGTTGGAATAATGAAAGGACCAAAAGGTAATGTTGCCCTTTTTGAAGCTCCTGATGGAAGAAGTTATACAATAAGGCAGGGAGATGCTGTAAGGAATGGTTATGTGAAGGATATAAGAGATAAAGAGGTAATTGTGGAGATAACTGCCTATGGTGTTCCTATAACAGTGAAGTATGAATTAAAGAGAGAGAAAATTCAATAA
- the pilO gene encoding type 4a pilus biogenesis protein PilO: MNNKLRYFIITAGIGVIVFLIYHFLFYNKMKAQIKNLEAKYSKISKELQTARIAAARLPELEIEIKKLQYLWEKALKLLPPEEKPEEVITLLQQRGTQNDVKIVKLSRNPPVSKGEYTELPYSLEVISNFHNLVNFISELSTLSRLVTVEGIKINQSKSQDRSCEASFVAKFYTVSTIGGAVAPTETKPVRPKRR; encoded by the coding sequence ATGAATAATAAATTAAGATATTTTATAATTACAGCTGGTATTGGAGTTATAGTATTCTTAATTTATCATTTTCTTTTCTATAACAAAATGAAGGCACAGATTAAAAATCTTGAAGCTAAATATTCAAAAATTTCAAAAGAACTTCAAACAGCTCGTATAGCTGCGGCAAGGCTCCCGGAGTTGGAGATTGAAATTAAAAAACTTCAGTATTTATGGGAAAAGGCACTTAAACTTTTACCTCCAGAAGAAAAACCGGAAGAAGTTATAACTCTGCTTCAACAGAGGGGAACTCAAAATGATGTAAAAATTGTGAAACTTTCAAGGAATCCCCCTGTTTCTAAGGGTGAATATACAGAACTTCCTTATTCTCTTGAAGTGATTTCTAATTTTCATAATCTTGTAAATTTTATTTCTGAACTTTCCACTTTATCAAGGCTTGTAACAGTTGAAGGAATAAAGATAAATCAATCCAAATCTCAGGATAGAAGTTGTGAGGCTTCTTTTGTTGCTAAATTTTATACTGTTTCTACAATTGGGGGGGCTGTAGCACCTACTGAAACTAAGCCTGTAAGACCTAAAAGGAGGTAG
- a CDS encoding PilN domain-containing protein, with the protein MIKINLLPSEEKVERKFKITLPPIGIYEIAGTLILTISVLWAFFSFSASRVKISGLKSQIKRDSTELVALREVQKKVNELETKKRDFENKVNIAKRLLSSINTEVMILDEFSKALPQYVWIISFSHTGNLIKIEGASFSNLFIADFIQNIKSSPLFGENVILERIDVKKEEETEYLTFTMQIPVNVSVGLTTEEEVK; encoded by the coding sequence ATGATTAAAATAAATTTATTACCATCAGAAGAAAAAGTAGAAAGAAAATTTAAAATAACACTACCTCCTATAGGAATATACGAAATTGCGGGAACTCTTATACTCACAATTTCTGTTCTATGGGCATTCTTTTCTTTTTCTGCTTCAAGGGTTAAAATTTCCGGTTTAAAAAGTCAAATAAAAAGGGATAGCACCGAACTTGTTGCTCTGAGGGAGGTTCAAAAGAAGGTTAATGAACTGGAAACAAAAAAAAGAGATTTTGAAAATAAAGTAAATATAGCTAAGAGGCTACTTTCAAGTATAAACACTGAGGTTATGATTCTTGATGAATTTTCAAAAGCTCTTCCTCAATATGTATGGATTATTTCCTTTTCCCACACAGGAAATTTAATAAAGATTGAAGGAGCTTCTTTTTCTAACCTATTTATTGCAGATTTTATCCAGAATATAAAATCTTCTCCACTATTTGGTGAAAATGTGATACTGGAAAGGATTGATGTGAAAAAAGAAGAAGAAACGGAGTATTTAACTTTCACCATGCAAATACCTGTTAATGTTTCTGTTGGTTTAACTACGGAAGAGGAGGTAAAATAA
- the pilM gene encoding type IV pilus assembly protein PilM yields the protein MLGKKRGLLGIDVGSSGVRISLLEGSKENVKVKEIWKADLPEEVVAEGEIIERDTVIDVLQRYIQEKKPAIKNVATFIPNPRAINIKRIKMDKLPPEEIKEQIKWQAEQYFGVDPTEISVDGDIVNPEVSETEIEVLLVAARNEAITDYVHVLKSAGFTPKILDVSVLALYNLFEFNYPEVAKSSDIKGILHIGKSFSTVFYFANTGPYLIRDIRVSVRNLINLMQERLDLSYSDSLLIIKGEKETSSAVTFEVYRDYVTSIAEEIRRTFAYIEKKEAPDVIYVSGGGTLIPEFTQNLSEALGVKVERLNPFERIDLPESFLELASKEVIGSIFAPSLGLSLRGIL from the coding sequence ATGCTCGGTAAAAAAAGAGGTCTACTTGGTATTGATGTGGGTTCCTCTGGAGTGAGGATATCCCTCCTTGAAGGTTCAAAAGAAAATGTTAAAGTAAAGGAAATCTGGAAAGCTGACTTGCCTGAGGAGGTAGTAGCAGAAGGTGAAATAATTGAAAGAGACACTGTTATTGATGTTTTACAGAGATATATTCAGGAAAAAAAGCCTGCTATTAAAAATGTCGCTACATTTATTCCCAATCCAAGGGCAATTAATATAAAAAGGATAAAAATGGATAAATTGCCTCCAGAAGAAATAAAAGAGCAAATAAAATGGCAGGCAGAACAGTACTTTGGTGTTGATCCAACGGAAATATCAGTGGATGGAGATATTGTAAATCCTGAAGTGAGTGAAACCGAAATTGAAGTCTTGTTAGTTGCAGCCAGGAACGAAGCCATTACGGATTATGTTCATGTTTTAAAATCTGCAGGTTTTACACCCAAAATTCTGGATGTTAGTGTTTTAGCACTTTATAATTTATTTGAGTTCAATTATCCTGAAGTTGCAAAAAGTAGTGATATAAAGGGGATACTACATATTGGAAAGAGTTTTTCCACTGTATTTTATTTTGCAAATACTGGTCCTTACTTGATCAGGGATATAAGAGTAAGTGTAAGAAATCTTATAAATTTAATGCAGGAAAGGCTTGATCTTTCATATTCAGATAGCCTCTTAATAATAAAAGGTGAAAAAGAAACATCCTCTGCAGTTACTTTTGAGGTTTATAGAGATTACGTTACAAGCATTGCAGAAGAAATAAGAAGAACTTTTGCTTACATAGAGAAAAAAGAGGCACCTGATGTGATTTATGTATCAGGAGGTGGCACTTTAATTCCTGAATTTACTCAAAACCTATCAGAGGCCCTTGGAGTAAAAGTTGAAAGATTAAACCCTTTTGAAAGAATAGATCTTCCTGAATCTTTTCTTGAATTGGCCTCCAAAGAGGTAATTGGATCTATATTTGCTCCATCTTTGGGTTTATCTTTAAGGGGGATACTATGA
- a CDS encoding prohibitin family protein has protein sequence MIELLLLIIIIWVFLYLIYRFAFKVVLTEKRGEIIPVRKIEITPKLILIVLSLFILLYIISSFREVPIGHALLTFNIFTKKYGIKTEGLQFVPRFFYKTHLYNIRRQEYTMTARKGEGEKKDIDDSLWSPTKEGLEVGLDLTCWFRIPVENVIKIHREIGSDYNEKVIRPSIRSEVRHIISSHSVTEIYSSKREEIQKEIEKKIKERLEKDGFLIEAVILRDVHFTPDFAKAIEEKQIAQQEAERMEYILEKEKKEAERKKIEAKGKADAIRIISEELKKNPMYINYLYVDKLSDKVKVVISDKGTILNLQSLDEK, from the coding sequence ATGATAGAACTTTTGCTTTTAATTATAATTATATGGGTTTTTCTTTACCTCATATATAGATTTGCCTTTAAAGTAGTATTAACAGAAAAACGAGGTGAAATTATTCCTGTTAGAAAAATTGAAATAACCCCAAAACTTATTCTCATTGTTTTGTCCCTTTTTATTCTACTTTATATAATTTCCAGTTTTAGAGAAGTTCCTATAGGACATGCACTTTTAACCTTCAATATTTTTACAAAAAAATATGGAATAAAAACTGAAGGACTGCAGTTTGTTCCAAGATTTTTTTATAAAACTCACCTTTATAATATAAGAAGGCAGGAATATACAATGACAGCAAGAAAAGGGGAAGGTGAAAAAAAGGATATAGATGACTCTCTATGGTCACCTACAAAAGAAGGGCTTGAGGTAGGACTTGACCTTACATGCTGGTTTAGAATACCTGTAGAAAATGTCATAAAAATACATAGAGAAATCGGATCTGACTATAACGAAAAAGTAATTAGGCCTTCAATAAGATCAGAGGTAAGGCATATTATTTCCTCCCACTCAGTAACAGAAATTTATTCTTCGAAAAGAGAAGAAATTCAAAAGGAAATTGAAAAAAAGATTAAGGAAAGACTTGAAAAGGATGGATTTCTAATTGAAGCAGTTATTTTAAGGGATGTTCATTTTACACCGGATTTTGCAAAGGCAATTGAGGAGAAACAGATAGCCCAGCAGGAAGCAGAAAGAATGGAATATATTCTTGAAAAGGAGAAAAAGGAAGCAGAAAGAAAAAAAATTGAAGCAAAAGGTAAAGCAGATGCTATAAGAATTATAAGTGAAGAACTTAAGAAAAACCCGATGTATATAAATTATCTTTATGTAGATAAACTTTCTGATAAGGTCAAAGTAGTTATATCAGATAAGGGGACAATTTTGAATTTGCAATCTCTGGATGAAAAATAA
- a CDS encoding acetyl-CoA carboxylase biotin carboxyl carrier protein subunit: MKNKILDLPGTPLKIIIKNNKFLTFYIEHKGNKALVYSPYGNFLLEKKIKENLKEEREDNSRIISPMSGKIVKVFKREKEKVNIDEPLCIIEAMKMQNEIRSKKEGIIIKSFAEEEKIIKKGELIFIIE, translated from the coding sequence ATGAAAAATAAAATTTTAGATCTGCCGGGGACACCTTTAAAAATAATAATAAAAAATAATAAATTCTTAACCTTTTATATTGAGCATAAAGGCAACAAAGCCCTTGTTTATTCACCTTATGGAAATTTTCTTCTTGAGAAAAAAATAAAAGAAAATCTAAAAGAAGAAAGAGAAGATAATTCAAGGATTATTTCCCCTATGTCAGGGAAAATAGTAAAAGTATTTAAAAGAGAAAAGGAAAAAGTAAATATAGATGAGCCCCTTTGCATAATAGAAGCAATGAAAATGCAAAATGAGATAAGATCAAAAAAAGAGGGAATAATTATAAAATCTTTCGCAGAAGAAGAAAAAATTATTAAAAAAGGCGAACTGATTTTTATTATTGAATGA
- a CDS encoding methylmalonyl-CoA mutase family protein, with protein MKDKKYYTKEDLSEYNFLEGDLEPGKYPFTRAIYKEMYTQKLWTMRQYTGFGTPEETNERFKKMIKEGQTGLSLAFDLPTQLGFDPDHELSRGEVGRVGVSVWSSESMERVLKDIEIDKISLSMTINATAGILLAFYLTIADKRKVPWDKLRGTIQNDILKEFAARGNYIYPVKESLKLSLDVMEFSLKNVFNFYPVSVSGYHYREKGANAIQEIAFTISDAIEYVKGLAERGIEPEIIGKRITFFFSAHSNFFEEIAKFRAARRVWAQIMKERFKVKDEKAMHLRFHTQTAGSTLQAQDPLLNIIRVSYQALSAVLGGTQSLHTNSFDEALSLPTEESALMALRTQQILAYETGIPEITDPLGGSYYVESLTRKIEEETFKLLNEIEEKGGAAECIEKGLFQKWIEENAYKEQKEIEEGTKKIVGVNILKKEKEEKIKIFRIKSKGEREEIKRIREFKKKRDKSKVEEALFALREGALRGENLMNYIINCVKAKCTLGEISYELEKIWKRV; from the coding sequence ATGAAGGATAAAAAATATTATACAAAAGAGGATCTTTCCGAATATAACTTTTTAGAAGGAGATTTAGAGCCAGGTAAATATCCTTTCACAAGAGCTATATATAAGGAAATGTATACACAAAAACTCTGGACAATGAGACAGTATACAGGTTTTGGAACTCCTGAAGAAACAAACGAAAGGTTTAAAAAGATGATAAAGGAGGGGCAAACAGGGCTTTCTTTGGCTTTTGACTTACCTACTCAATTGGGTTTTGATCCAGACCATGAGCTTTCAAGGGGAGAAGTAGGAAGAGTTGGGGTATCTGTATGGAGTTCAGAATCAATGGAGAGAGTTTTAAAGGATATAGAAATTGATAAAATTTCTCTTTCTATGACAATTAATGCAACCGCAGGAATTCTTTTAGCTTTTTACCTTACAATTGCAGATAAAAGAAAAGTTCCCTGGGATAAATTAAGGGGTACAATTCAAAATGATATTTTAAAGGAATTTGCAGCAAGAGGAAATTACATTTATCCTGTTAAGGAATCTCTAAAACTTTCCCTTGATGTTATGGAGTTTTCTCTTAAAAATGTTTTCAATTTTTATCCTGTTTCAGTGAGTGGTTACCATTACAGAGAAAAGGGAGCAAATGCCATACAGGAAATAGCTTTTACTATTTCTGATGCAATTGAATATGTAAAAGGTCTTGCTGAAAGAGGTATTGAGCCTGAAATTATTGGTAAAAGAATAACATTTTTCTTTTCTGCCCATAGTAATTTTTTTGAAGAAATTGCAAAATTCAGAGCAGCAAGAAGGGTATGGGCTCAAATAATGAAAGAAAGGTTCAAAGTAAAAGATGAAAAAGCGATGCATTTAAGATTTCACACACAAACAGCAGGTTCAACACTTCAGGCTCAAGACCCTCTTTTAAACATAATAAGGGTTTCTTACCAGGCTTTATCAGCGGTCTTAGGAGGAACTCAGAGTTTACATACAAATAGTTTTGATGAAGCATTATCCCTTCCAACAGAGGAATCAGCTCTTATGGCTCTAAGAACACAACAGATTCTTGCTTATGAAACAGGAATTCCGGAAATAACAGATCCTCTTGGAGGTTCCTATTATGTGGAAAGTTTAACAAGAAAAATTGAAGAAGAAACTTTTAAATTACTAAATGAAATAGAAGAAAAGGGAGGAGCAGCTGAGTGTATAGAAAAAGGATTATTTCAGAAGTGGATAGAAGAAAATGCTTATAAAGAACAAAAAGAAATCGAAGAAGGAACTAAAAAAATTGTAGGTGTTAATATTTTAAAAAAGGAAAAGGAAGAAAAAATTAAAATATTTAGGATAAAAAGCAAGGGGGAAAGGGAAGAAATAAAAAGAATAAGGGAATTTAAGAAAAAAAGAGATAAAAGTAAAGTAGAAGAGGCTCTTTTTGCTTTGAGGGAAGGTGCTTTAAGGGGAGAAAACCTTATGAATTATATCATTAATTGTGTTAAGGCAAAATGCACACTTGGTGAAATCTCTTATGAGCTGGAAAAAATCTGGAAGAGGGTCTGA
- a CDS encoding aminotransferase class I/II-fold pyridoxal phosphate-dependent enzyme, translating into MKEKKFETICVHNKKINYKLRDISVPIHLSSTFYFESAEEGGKLFEGEKEGFIYTRLSNPTIKILEETLKELENGERALAFSSGMGAISALIFSLLNQGDKVIYSDPLYGGTFALFKRLEKKGLFTFKGIYAKRFTEKLKKEIDKKTKLIYIETPTNPTLDIIDIEETAKIAKEKGIILAVDNTFATPYHQRPLELGADVVIHSLTKYLGGHTDLIGGALIGKKEIIDEIDKEEKAHIGACISPFNAWLTLRGIKTLAVRMKVHSENAMNLAKFLSEHPKVEKVFYPGLSDFEMYKIAKKQMKNGFSGMLSFIHKNGKEGAMKFINSLNLCVKAVSLGAVETLVEHPASMTHSTMNEEELLKAGIHPGLVRISVGIENIEDIIMDIENALRKS; encoded by the coding sequence ATGAAAGAAAAAAAATTTGAAACAATCTGTGTTCATAATAAAAAAATCAATTATAAATTAAGAGATATATCAGTTCCCATACATCTTTCCTCAACCTTTTATTTTGAATCTGCTGAAGAAGGAGGAAAGCTTTTTGAGGGGGAAAAAGAAGGTTTTATTTACACTCGTCTTTCAAATCCAACAATAAAAATTCTTGAAGAAACACTTAAAGAACTTGAAAATGGAGAAAGGGCTCTTGCTTTTTCCTCTGGCATGGGTGCAATATCAGCTCTTATTTTCTCTCTCTTAAATCAAGGTGATAAGGTTATATACTCAGACCCCTTATATGGGGGAACTTTTGCTTTATTCAAAAGGCTTGAAAAAAAGGGATTATTTACCTTTAAGGGTATATACGCCAAAAGATTTACTGAAAAATTAAAAAAAGAAATTGACAAAAAAACAAAACTCATATACATAGAAACACCTACAAATCCTACCCTTGATATTATCGATATAGAGGAAACTGCAAAAATTGCAAAGGAAAAGGGAATAATTCTTGCTGTAGATAATACTTTTGCAACTCCCTATCACCAGAGACCACTTGAGCTGGGTGCAGATGTGGTTATACATTCTCTCACAAAATATTTAGGTGGTCATACAGATTTAATAGGTGGTGCTCTTATTGGTAAAAAAGAAATAATTGATGAAATCGATAAAGAAGAAAAAGCTCATATAGGAGCCTGTATATCACCTTTTAATGCATGGCTAACCTTAAGGGGTATTAAAACCCTCGCAGTAAGGATGAAAGTTCATTCTGAAAATGCCATGAATTTAGCAAAATTTTTAAGTGAACATCCAAAAGTAGAAAAGGTTTTTTATCCAGGCCTTTCTGACTTTGAAATGTATAAAATAGCCAAAAAACAGATGAAAAATGGTTTTTCAGGTATGCTTTCATTTATACATAAAAATGGAAAAGAAGGGGCTATGAAATTTATCAATTCTTTGAATCTCTGTGTTAAAGCAGTAAGCTTAGGAGCAGTTGAAACCCTCGTAGAACATCCTGCCTCAATGACTCATTCTACAATGAACGAGGAAGAACTTTTAAAAGCAGGAATACACCCTGGACTTGTTCGAATTTCAGTTGGAATTGAAAATATTGAGGATATAATAATGGACATAGAAAATGCTTTAAGGAAATCATGA